The following coding sequences lie in one Desulfuribacillus stibiiarsenatis genomic window:
- the surE gene encoding 5'/3'-nucleotidase SurE gives MNILVTNDDGIYAEGILHLVNKLKRVATVFVIAPDREKSATGHAITIHDPLRVTKFHGFSDGVKAYHVDGTPADCVKLGVSTLLDDKPDLVISGINAGPNLGLDVLYSGTIAGAIEGVVQEVPSIAISLGGHDDFNFEKASDIVMTILLQLLETDFLSKKTVVNINIPPLNSQDIKGVKFTKLGIRKYTNFYEHRSDPRGKSYYWLAGDLMELTNTLDTDVHAVDNYYVSITPLHFDFTSHKDLERMKQSNFHL, from the coding sequence ATGAATATTTTAGTTACGAATGATGATGGAATTTATGCTGAAGGTATATTACACCTAGTAAATAAGCTGAAACGAGTTGCTACCGTTTTTGTCATAGCTCCAGACCGTGAAAAAAGCGCAACAGGTCATGCCATCACCATTCATGATCCTTTAAGAGTAACTAAATTTCATGGGTTTTCAGATGGTGTAAAGGCGTACCATGTGGATGGGACACCTGCAGATTGTGTGAAATTAGGTGTTAGTACATTATTAGATGATAAACCGGATTTAGTGATTAGCGGAATTAATGCGGGCCCAAATTTAGGATTAGATGTTTTATACTCAGGAACTATTGCGGGTGCTATTGAGGGTGTTGTTCAAGAAGTACCTAGCATTGCTATATCTCTTGGTGGTCACGATGATTTTAACTTTGAAAAAGCATCAGATATTGTAATGACTATACTACTGCAGTTATTGGAAACAGATTTCCTTTCAAAAAAAACAGTTGTAAATATCAATATACCTCCATTAAATAGCCAAGACATCAAAGGTGTGAAATTTACAAAACTAGGTATTAGAAAATATACTAACTTCTACGAACATCGTTCAGACCCTAGAGGAAAATCGTATTATTGGTTAGCTGGAGATTTAATGGAACTTACTAATACATTGGATACTGATGTACACGCAGTCGATAATTATTATGTGAGTATTACACCTTTGCATTTTGACTTTACCAGTCATAAAGATCTTGAACGAATGAAACAATCGAATTTTCATCTATAA